Within the Telopea speciosissima isolate NSW1024214 ecotype Mountain lineage chromosome 4, Tspe_v1, whole genome shotgun sequence genome, the region CAGCTCCCCTTTCACGCATTCCAGGAGTTGCTTCATGCTCCGGTGAGTCCCCTCATGGCaccttttatttctctcttcccaCAGAGTTGCACACACAACAATAGCACCTACTGCCCACAGGTCTCTCAGATTAGATGATCTAAGTTTTCCTTTCCACCACTCCAAAAAATCAAGGATGCTAGAGGGGCGCCCCCAAATGAAGCCAAACCAATCAGCGAAGGTATTCCAAACTGCATCACTAAATTTGCAAGTGAGGAACAAATGGGCTGTCGACTCACATTCTTTTCTGCACAGGGAGCACCGAGAAACTACACAAACACCCCTTTTTTGCACTTCCACATCCGTAGGCATCTTCCCATGCGCTAATCTCCAACCAAGAGTGGAATGGCGAGGAAGCAGATTTTTGTGCCAAACAATGCTAGCCCAGGGGGCAATCGGCATCTTTCTTCTAATCTCCTCCCAAGCTGACGCCACAGAAAAATCACCTGACATCGAGCACAGCCACCGAACTGTATCCTCCATTCTGTAATTTGGGATCTGCAAAGTTTCAATCACCTGGAAAGCTTCAGACAAGGCCATCGAAGAAACTTGAGGCAGCTTCCACCTGCTTTCTTCTAAAAATTCATGCACTGTTGTCGTGTCTTTATCGAAGAAATACTCATTCAACCCAGttaatttcaaaatagaatccGGACCCCACCATCTATCCttccaaaaatttattttttccccaTTCCCTAGGATCCATCATTCATTATCCAACACAAATTTCCACATTCTTCTGATCCCCGGCCAAATAGACGAAGCCGTATAACCAGGCCGAGCCTTCCCCCATTTGTTAACGAACCGATGGCgcaggaaagaagaagaaaccgtCTCCTCGTTTCTGACCTTCTAGGTGAGCTTGTAGAGCAAGGATTTATTGACGTCCCTCAGCCGCCTGATCCCTAGACCTCCCTCCTCCTTTGGTTTACACAGATTATCCCACCCAACAATGATGGCTTTAGAAGATTCAGGGTCACCAGTCCAGACAAAGTTTCTCATCCATCTTTTAAGGATTCCAAGGAGAGAGCTGGGCCACCAGTACACAGAAAAACTATGGATCGGCATGCTAGAAATCACAGTCTTCACTAGCTCCACGCGACCAGCCATAGATAACAGCTTCCCTTTCCAACCTATAAGCTTGGACCTAACTCTGTCCATCACAGGTAGCAGCATCTCTTTTCGCACTCAACCTTTAGAAATCTCAACTCCAAGGTATTCGGTTGGGAATTTGCAAACCGGGATTTGCAGCTCTTCCACAATAGCTTGACGTCTTCTCGTGGGAATGGATCCCAGAAAAAGCTTGCTCTTATCCAAGTTTATCCTTTGCCCTGAAAACTCCTGGTACTGGTTAAGGAAAGCTTTAAGATTCCTGACATACTGAATAGAAGCATtagtaaatataaatatatcatCTGCAAACAAGCAGTGCCCTGGGGTGCGAATACCCCGAGGACCATTAAGGGGGAGAATTTTCTTATCAACAAGAAGCTTAGTCAACCCCTGCACAGAACCTCCTCCGCAACAATAAATAGCAGAGGCAAAATTGGATCCCCCTGACGCAAACCCCATTCGACACCAAAGAATCCAACAGGGCCTCCATTCACTAACACCAAAATTCTCGTAGAGCTGAGTAAGCTTCTGAGCCATTGGATCCATCGACCCGAGAACCCAAATCTGAGCAGCACTGAAAACATAAAATACCACGAGAGAGTATCATACGCCTTCTGGATGTCGATTTtcaaccccaaaccacctcctCTTGTGGCAGCCGCAAGCAAGTTTGCAAGCTCCGAAGCAATCAAAATATTGTCTTGGATGACTTTCCCTTTTTGAAAAGCGCCCTGCTCGTCCGAGATTAATCTAGGGAGGACCAGTTCAAGTCTATGAGCCATCACCTTAGATAAGAACTTACAGAAAAAATTCCCCATGCACAGAGGCCTGAATTTCTCAAGGGAAGCTGCACCCTCCACTTTAGGAATAAGGGCAATAAAACAATTATTTATGCCCGCAGGGATACGGCCTGAGGAGAAAAAAGATCTGGCTGCACTGCACACATCTGCACCTATCACCTCCCAGCAAGCTCTAAAAAAAGCACCAGGGAAACCGTCAGGCCCTGGTGCACTGTCCGGGTCCAGAGCCCACACCACTGCTCTGATTTCCGAGTCGCAGGGAACTGACTCCAATCTGAAGATGTCCACCTCCTCCAGAACTCGAGGAATGCAGTTTAGAATTTCCTCATGCTCAGAAACTTCCACAACCTTGTGGACATTTTCATAATAATCCTCCACGTATTTTTTAATCAGCTCTTGGTCAACAAGTACTTCCCCATTTGCTGTCTTCAAAGAGCGAATGGTATTTTTCACCCTTCTCATTTTAGTAGATAAATGGAAGAATTTACTACATCTATCCCCAAAAGACCTCCTCTTCAATCTAGATTTCTCAGCCCATAATTTTTCAAAGTTCTCACCCACCTTGTTGTAAGCTTTTTTGCCTCCATCTCGCTCAAACAACTGGCCGGACATCCCCGACAGCTCGATCTCCTCTGAACCGCCTTGACTCATGTTCGCGACTTGAATCGAGTATCGAAGTTTGGGTAATTTTCCTTTGCCCAATCTTTCAGAGTAGTTTTCAgtcttttcaatttttgagCCAACACAAAAACAGAATTACCTGAAATCCAATCCTTCCAGGACTCCGCCACCACATGAATGAAAGCAGGGTTCTCCAACCAAAAACATTAGAATCTGAAGGGGGCATTAGGCGGTCTTGCAATCGATTCAGCCACCACCAAAATAGGCGCATGATCTGACATAGGGCTTGTAAGGACCCTCTGCGAACAGTCTCCAAAAGCTGAGAGCCAAGCTTCATTGCAGAAGCTTCTATCCAGAACTGCAGCAACATGCCCATTCTTCCTGTTATTTGACCAAGTAAATTTGCTACCCTGAGACGGTACCATCATCAAAGAACACGCATCCACCATAGCCCCAAGTTTCACCGCTGAGCTCAAGCTAAAGGAACCTGGCCCTTTTTTCTCAGTAGAAACCAAAGTTGCATTGAAGTCCCTTGCAACAAGCTAGGGAGAAGAATCCATGGGCGCCACCGAACACAAATCAGTCCACAGATCCCTTCGAAGAGCCCTGAGACACTTTGCATGAACAAAAGTAAAGAGAGCACCTCTCTGTCCCCAATCCACCTTTACTGTGACTTGTTGCTCAGATTCCATCACTAGAGTAGGCTTGGATAAGCCATGTTTCCAAATCACCCATAGGTTTGGCACACTATCACTGCGACTATTTTGAATGAAGTCGTTGTCATATCCCAACCTGCTAAAAAACAAACCAGGGAAGCTCTGCACGTTCACCATAGGTTCAGCAATACAAATCACCACCAGATTCTTGTTTTTAATAAACAATCTCAAGGCCACCTTAGCAGAGGCCTTCCTCATGCCTCTAATGTTCCAGAAAAAGACCCGCATTAAAAACGTTTCTTTTTTATCACTCGACCAGACTTTCTTGTCGCCTGATCCACCACCTGTTTCCCCTTTCTCGAACCTTGCCTAGCTGGTTCACCATCCTCTATGGCTCTCACTGCCGCATCGACCAATTCCACTCCAGTGTGATGCACCATAACTCTGTCACCATCTACCTGACTCGGGCTTATGGCATGAATCATGTTCTCTTGAGTTTCAGGCACAAGGACACCACAGTCCCTATTGCCATCCTCCGCTACCTCATCACAAGCTGCATCCCAGTTCATAATAGACTCAGGTTCTGAGATATCGTCGCAGCTCAACCCTCTATCTCCCCCGCAACCGACCTGCTGATCCGAACCGACTGGAAGGACTAACTCCAATGTGCCAGCCGCACCACTGCCACCAACACCTCCAAGATTCTCACAAGATCGACGCACCACGTCACCTCCTAAGCCCAAAGGGGAAACCAAATCATCACGCACTCTACCAGCCTCCCTAGCTGCACCGCTGCCACCAACACCCCCAAGAATCTCGCAAGATCGACACGCCACATCATCTCCTAAGCCCAAAGGGGGGACCAGAGTATCATGCACTCTAACAGCATCCTCCAATCTCGGAGATCTTTCCAATCCAAGAGATTTGGATATGGAATCTTCCCCCTGAATGCAGTTTACCAAATTTGCACGATTCTCTTGCACCTCATGCATGTCATCTTGCCTTTTTTTGCTGCGCCGGCACGGCCTCCAGTCACCTTCGTCCTCCGATGTAACCTTGTTTGGCTGATCACCACTCTTCCCTGCCACAGCATCTTCAGGCCCCGCCCTAGCACGACATTTATCAAAAGAGTGCCCCACCCTCTTGCAGATGCCACACCACTCCATTTGATCTTCATACACGATAGTCTGGTGGAACCAATAAAGCTCCTTCGAACATGGCTGCATGTGTTCAACCTGTATTTCTCCAATCCTCTCACCTTCGACGTCGAGCTCTACCAAGACTCGCGCAAAATTTTTGAACATAACACGTTTAGTGTGACGATCCACCGCCACAGGCCTCCCTGCCGCTTTCGCCATCAACAACAGAATTCTCTCATTCCAATATTCCAGAGGCAAGTTTGGGAATCGAATCCAGACTAACTTCGTCATCATCATTCGATCAGTAAGGTTAAACCTCAGACGCCATCGCTGGAAGGATATCGATTGTGATCCCACCCTCATCTCTCCCCACTTCCACACTGAAGCCATATCCCCCTCTTTCTCGAACCGGGCCAAAAAGAAGCCTTTCACCAATGGCAAAACTGACACTCTAGCCTCTATCTGCGGCGCTGTTTTGAAAGCAGCTCTTATTGCATCCAACGTCACAAACTGGAAGTTTGTTTTGCCAATCAGCGCGTTCTTAAACCCCTGTAACTCCCTTTCATAATCCTCTTGAGGGATTACCACCTTAGTGCAATTCCCAGCCTTTATCGGATCCGGCAGATCACCCATGTCTGGAAGGGTCCCACCCACCGCCTTTGCAAACGACTTCATCCAGGGTGGCCTGGTAGGAGCGCCACCATATCCTGCAAGGGTTCGAGGGTCTTCCAGCACCTCACCCTCCTCACCTCTCACCATCGGCTTAAAGAAATCCACGATGCGTAATTGTTTCCCTCCTTCCGGCGGCTTCGTAACTCCAGGATCACCAGGCTCCACGTCCATCGCAAGGgcactctctcactctttccaGAAAACACCTAAAAAAATCTCCGCTCTTCAAATTCgtaaacaaaataaatttaaaagtACTTCTTTTAAGGTTTACTTGTTTTGTCTCCCACAAGTGTTGAACCCAAGATTTTCTTTAATGTTGCTTCTAGCAAGGCAAGAAGTAGGAAATCGTTGGTCCTACATtgattttggaagagagtaaaTCAGTAAAGTATGACTTATATGATATAATTGCAACGACAAAGGTAGGGTTCTTTAGAAGAAAGGTTCATTATGCACTACTATATTTTCTTTGGAGTTCGGGATTATTTCGCATTACCCGAATTGCACTGCAGAACTGTAGATGTCTACAATCTTAAGGACATTGGATATCTCCTTGATATCAACAAGTTTTCTGGTTACAATAGACAAGTTTTTGATTGCTCCTGAAGCTTACCTA harbors:
- the LOC122659173 gene encoding uncharacterized protein LOC122659173 — translated: MALSEAFQVIETLQIPNYRMEDTVRWLCSMSGDFSVASAWEEIRRKMPIAPWASIVWHKNLLPRHSTLGWRLAHGKMPTDVEVQKRGVCVVSRCSLCRKECESTAHLFLTCKFSDAVWNTFADWFGFIWGRPSSILDFLEWWKGKLRSSNLRDLWAVGAIVVCATLWEERNKRCHEGTHRSMKQLLECVKGELQECKFVIRGVKSIQDLCVKTIGLVSSTDIGSGILEVFWCKPDPNWVKLNIDGSSLGNPGKAGLGWGPCFATTRPKWCSRMENTWAFPIASKLKLKL
- the LOC122659174 gene encoding uncharacterized protein LOC122659174 translates to MSQGGSEEIELSGMSGQLFERDGGKKAYNKVGENFEKLWAEKSRLKRRSFGDRCSKFFHLSTKMRRVKNTIRSLKTANGEVLVDQELIKKYVEDYYENVHKVVEVSEHEEILNCIPRVLEEVDIFRLESVPCDSEIRAVVWALDPDSAPGPDGFPGAFFRACWEVIGADVCSAARSFFSSGRIPAGINNCFIALIPKVEGAASLEKFRPLCMGNFFCKFLSKVMAHRLELVLPRLISDEQGAFQKGKVIQDNILIASELANLLAAATRGGGLGLKIDIQKAYDTLSWYFMFSVLLRFGFSGRWIQWLRSLLSSTRILVLVNGGPVGFFGVEWGLRQGDPILPLLFIVAEEYVRNLKAFLNQYQEFSGQRINLDKSKLFLGSIPTRRRQAIVEELQIPVCKFPTEYLGVEISKG